One segment of Bacillus sp. (in: firmicutes) DNA contains the following:
- a CDS encoding Type 1 glutamine amidotransferase-like domain-containing protein, with the protein MRQIIALGGGGFSMEPDNPLLDLYILKQAKKTTPKICFIPTASGDSDIYISRYYNFFNKQNCNPSHLSLFKPPTRDLEGFLLEKDIIYVGGGNTRNLLVLWKEWGLDNILRKAWNQGIVLAGISAGSICWFEEGVTDSFGEGLEPIKCLGFLKGSNCPHYDGESDRRPSYHKLIDSGDLQAGIAADDGVAIHYIEQNISNIVSSRPKAKAYKVYLNHKDMKVIEEELQTNFLGEMRN; encoded by the coding sequence ATGCGACAAATCATTGCTCTAGGCGGCGGAGGGTTCTCAATGGAACCGGATAACCCGTTATTAGATCTGTACATATTGAAACAAGCAAAGAAAACTACTCCAAAGATTTGTTTTATTCCTACTGCTAGCGGGGATTCAGATATTTATATATCAAGGTATTATAACTTTTTTAATAAACAAAATTGTAACCCTTCTCATTTATCTTTATTTAAACCGCCAACAAGGGATTTAGAGGGGTTTTTACTGGAGAAGGATATTATATATGTTGGTGGAGGAAATACAAGAAACTTATTAGTTTTATGGAAAGAGTGGGGGTTAGATAATATTTTGAGAAAAGCTTGGAACCAAGGGATTGTTTTAGCTGGCATTAGTGCTGGTTCTATATGTTGGTTCGAGGAAGGCGTCACAGATTCATTTGGAGAAGGATTAGAACCAATTAAATGCTTAGGATTTCTAAAGGGCAGTAATTGTCCGCATTATGATGGAGAGTCAGACAGAAGACCTTCGTATCATAAACTAATTGATTCTGGAGACTTACAAGCTGGTATTGCAGCGGATGATGGAGTTGCTATCCATTATATAGAACAAAACATAAGTAATATAGTTAGTTCTAGACCAAAGGCAAAGGCTTATAAGGTTTATTTAAATCACAAGGATATGAAGGTTATTGAGGAAGAGCTTCAGACGAATTTTTTGGGTGAAATGAGAAATTAG
- a CDS encoding lysine N(6)-hydroxylase/L-ornithine N(5)-oxygenase family protein gives MDRLANEPILDVIGVGIGPFNLGLAALLDKTECQSLFFDKKPCFEWHPGMLLEGTTLQVPFMADAVTMVDPTSHYSFLNYLHEHKRLYRFYFFEKFHIPRTEYNHYCQWIARQLPQLQFGVEVQNIEQTDEGYFRVTVYSNNEKKQKIYQANHVVLGVGTRPYVHENFQSLLGDQVFHSSQYLYKRENILKASSITVIGSGQSAAEIFHDLLLKQPDHDYQLSWYTRSKGFYPMEYSKLGLEHFSPDYTRYFYQLPQQKKKAVLSNQSLLYKGISFSTIANIYDLLYERTVGNKTPNVHLQALTELVSIEEWNNRYYLSLYQHEQEKGINIESDVVILATGYQPYIPNCLKGMMNIVEWDESGQLVIQEDYRVKLKTESQNHLFIQNGELHTHGVGAPDLGLGAFRNATIINQIVGKKIYQTYETNVFQQFGV, from the coding sequence GTGGACAGATTGGCAAATGAACCAATTTTAGACGTGATTGGAGTGGGAATCGGTCCTTTTAATCTAGGATTAGCAGCATTGCTTGATAAGACGGAATGCCAGTCACTATTTTTTGATAAAAAACCATGCTTTGAGTGGCATCCAGGAATGCTTTTGGAAGGAACAACCTTGCAAGTGCCGTTTATGGCCGATGCTGTAACCATGGTAGATCCGACAAGTCATTATAGTTTTTTAAATTACTTACATGAACACAAGAGATTATATCGATTTTACTTTTTTGAAAAATTTCATATTCCACGAACAGAATACAATCATTATTGCCAATGGATTGCCCGGCAGCTCCCACAGCTTCAGTTCGGGGTCGAAGTGCAGAATATTGAGCAAACAGATGAAGGGTATTTTCGTGTTACCGTATACTCCAATAACGAAAAGAAACAAAAAATTTATCAGGCCAATCATGTTGTATTAGGAGTAGGAACGAGACCGTATGTTCACGAGAATTTTCAATCATTGCTTGGTGACCAAGTATTTCATTCTTCACAGTATTTGTACAAGCGGGAAAACATCCTAAAAGCGAGCTCGATTACAGTCATCGGTTCGGGACAGAGTGCAGCCGAAATTTTTCATGACCTATTATTAAAACAACCGGATCATGATTATCAATTGTCATGGTACACAAGGTCCAAAGGATTTTATCCGATGGAGTATTCAAAGCTTGGGTTGGAACATTTCTCGCCTGATTATACACGTTACTTTTATCAATTGCCGCAACAAAAGAAAAAAGCCGTCTTAAGCAATCAGTCTTTACTGTACAAAGGAATCAGCTTTTCCACGATTGCTAATATTTATGATTTATTGTATGAGCGAACCGTTGGTAACAAAACACCGAACGTTCATCTGCAGGCATTGACTGAACTGGTGTCCATTGAAGAATGGAACAATCGATATTATTTATCTCTGTATCAGCACGAACAGGAAAAAGGGATAAACATAGAAAGTGATGTAGTCATTTTAGCAACAGGTTATCAGCCTTATATCCCTAATTGTTTAAAAGGAATGATGAATATCGTCGAGTGGGATGAATCAGGCCAGCTTGTCATTCAAGAGGATTATAGAGTGAAGTTAAAAACCGAAAGTCAAAACCATTTATTTATTCAAAACGGAGAGCTTCACACGCACGGCGTGGGAGCCCCTGATTTAGGACTCGGAGCGTTTCGAAATGCGACCATTATCAATCAAATAGTAGGAAAAAAAATATATCAAACATATGAAACCAATGTATTTCAACAGTTTGGTGTATAG
- a CDS encoding PQQ-dependent sugar dehydrogenase: protein MKKYPLIMISIIILLIGCSNEQQEDLQEELQVNNNSNMEIIAQDLSVPWAIDWDGSSFYISERTGSIVKITGNKKIRQNLHLEKKLSTAAEAGVLGFVLHPEKRNTAFLYYTYEDESGRFNRVVEIREKNNEWFEEKVLLDHIPSGDLHHGGRIKIGPNKKLYVTTGDATVPMIAQDRTSLNGKILRMNLDGTIPDDNPYANSLVYSYGHRNPQGLAWDETGQLYSSDHGSIGHDEINLIKPKGNYGWPIIQGDETREGMIAPLFHSGDDTWAPSGIAYHQRILYVAQLRGEGILAFDLRNKTYKQIVSNVGRVRDVFILGDHLYFVTNNTDGRGTPTVHDDKLIKIPLRKAF, encoded by the coding sequence ATGAAAAAATATCCTCTCATCATGATCAGCATCATTATTCTTTTAATAGGCTGTTCAAATGAACAACAAGAAGATCTTCAAGAGGAACTACAGGTAAATAACAACAGTAATATGGAAATCATCGCGCAAGATTTAAGTGTGCCATGGGCGATCGACTGGGATGGTTCATCTTTTTATATTTCAGAGCGGACTGGCTCAATAGTAAAAATTACAGGCAATAAAAAAATTAGACAGAATCTACATTTAGAAAAGAAGCTTTCAACAGCAGCTGAAGCTGGTGTATTAGGTTTTGTGCTTCATCCTGAGAAAAGGAATACCGCCTTTCTTTACTATACATATGAGGATGAAAGCGGGCGATTTAATCGAGTTGTAGAAATACGAGAAAAGAATAATGAATGGTTTGAGGAAAAAGTTTTGCTTGATCACATTCCAAGCGGTGACCTTCATCATGGTGGAAGAATAAAAATCGGACCTAACAAAAAATTGTACGTCACAACTGGAGATGCGACAGTACCGATGATTGCCCAAGACAGGACATCTCTTAACGGAAAAATTTTACGCATGAATCTTGATGGTACCATACCGGACGATAATCCTTATGCCAACTCCCTTGTCTATAGCTATGGACACCGCAACCCACAAGGCTTGGCATGGGATGAAACGGGTCAGCTTTATAGCTCTGATCATGGCTCAATCGGACATGATGAAATCAATCTAATTAAGCCGAAAGGAAACTATGGCTGGCCTATTATTCAGGGAGATGAGACAAGAGAGGGGATGATCGCACCTTTGTTCCATTCGGGGGATGATACATGGGCGCCATCTGGAATTGCCTATCATCAAAGGATATTGTATGTTGCACAGCTCCGAGGGGAAGGGATTTTAGCATTCGATTTAAGAAATAAAACATATAAACAAATTGTTTCCAACGTAGGTCGCGTGCGGGATGTATTCATATTGGGAGATCATTTATATTTTGTCACAAACAACACGGATGGAAGAGGGACGCCAACCGTTCATGATGACAAATTGATCAAAATTCCACTACGGAAAGCTTTTTGA
- a CDS encoding acetyltransferase, which produces MKSKVFIKQDYPFERYDPIIKKTITFRQVNMKEDLKRLHSWMHEEHVIPFWKLNISLADYADHLQKFLQDDHQTLLIGELDGVPMSYWESYWVKGDIIGNYYEFDEYDQGIHLLIGPKEFLGKGFIYPLMMTILYKKLQIPETKKIIAEPDIRNEKMIHVFKKCGFQPVKEVQLPDKTGLLMVCERKVFERRWTDWQMNQF; this is translated from the coding sequence ATGAAGTCTAAAGTTTTCATCAAACAAGATTATCCTTTTGAGCGATACGATCCTATTATCAAAAAGACGATTACATTTCGTCAAGTAAATATGAAAGAAGATTTAAAACGGCTTCACTCATGGATGCACGAAGAACATGTCATCCCTTTTTGGAAGTTAAACATTTCACTTGCAGATTATGCTGATCATTTACAAAAGTTTTTACAGGATGATCATCAAACTCTCTTGATTGGTGAACTGGATGGTGTACCGATGAGTTATTGGGAGTCATACTGGGTGAAGGGTGATATTATCGGTAACTATTATGAGTTTGATGAATATGATCAAGGCATTCATTTACTGATCGGACCGAAAGAGTTTCTAGGAAAAGGTTTCATCTATCCGTTGATGATGACAATTTTATACAAAAAACTACAAATACCAGAAACAAAAAAAATCATTGCAGAACCGGATATTCGAAACGAAAAAATGATTCATGTATTCAAAAAATGCGGTTTTCAACCTGTAAAGGAGGTCCAATTGCCTGACAAAACAGGGTTATTAATGGTATGCGAGCGGAAGGTATTTGAAAGAAGGTGGACAGATTGGCAAATGAACCAATTTTAG
- a CDS encoding flavin monoamine oxidase family protein, giving the protein MNSIIRNGLKKTEIPKKIIIVGAGMAGLVSASLLKQAGHHVTILEASGRVGGRVYTLRADFRDGQFLEAGAMRIPNNHFFTLEYIKKFQLPVNEFINSTPNDIIYLRGKKARLKTYEQNPDIFGFLVAPHERGKTATELLQSAIKPVTDFINQNPRKNWPVVVKQLNQYSMEAFLKDNPFGVSLSPGAVDLLKVLLTIEGFPELSFLELLRELLVLFAPNIRFYEITGGNDLLPKAFLPQLKDNILFGQKVKKIVQHNNQVTIHAVNKIFEPFQITGDLAIITIPFSVLQFVEVEPVNSFSHEKWKAIRELHYVGSTKIGIQFKSRFWEREGMYGGKTASDLPITLTHYPSYGLGKPGPGVVLASYTWEDDAVPWDSLSDEDRFEYALKNLATIHGKQVYREFETGASHSWIRDPYSGGAFTMFKPYQAMELSPYISTPEGRVHFAGEHASSTHAWIQGAIESGIHVAHEVNNLPRTFFSPSHL; this is encoded by the coding sequence ATGAATTCGATCATCAGAAATGGACTTAAAAAAACCGAAATTCCCAAGAAGATCATCATTGTTGGTGCAGGTATGGCAGGACTCGTCTCGGCCTCTTTACTTAAGCAAGCTGGACACCATGTTACAATTCTTGAAGCTTCCGGAAGGGTGGGAGGACGGGTCTATACGCTGCGAGCCGATTTTAGGGATGGGCAGTTTCTTGAAGCTGGTGCGATGCGTATTCCAAATAATCATTTCTTTACTTTGGAATATATAAAAAAATTCCAACTTCCGGTTAACGAGTTTATCAATTCGACTCCTAACGACATTATCTATTTAAGAGGAAAAAAAGCTCGTTTAAAGACATATGAACAGAACCCTGATATTTTTGGCTTTTTGGTAGCCCCACATGAAAGAGGGAAAACCGCTACGGAGTTGCTTCAATCAGCAATAAAACCCGTGACAGATTTTATTAACCAAAACCCACGGAAAAATTGGCCTGTGGTGGTAAAACAATTGAATCAATACTCGATGGAAGCTTTTTTGAAAGATAACCCGTTTGGAGTATCGTTATCTCCGGGGGCCGTCGATCTACTCAAAGTACTTCTTACAATAGAAGGATTTCCTGAGCTTTCTTTCCTGGAACTGTTACGTGAACTATTGGTTTTGTTTGCCCCTAATATTCGCTTCTATGAGATCACGGGCGGTAACGACCTACTTCCTAAAGCTTTTCTCCCTCAATTGAAAGATAATATTCTGTTCGGACAAAAGGTGAAGAAAATTGTACAGCACAACAACCAAGTAACCATTCATGCTGTCAATAAAATTTTCGAGCCATTTCAAATCACCGGTGATCTTGCGATTATAACTATTCCTTTTTCAGTCTTACAATTTGTGGAGGTTGAACCAGTTAACTCTTTTTCTCACGAAAAATGGAAGGCGATTCGAGAACTTCACTATGTGGGCTCTACGAAGATCGGTATCCAATTTAAGAGCAGGTTCTGGGAAAGGGAAGGGATGTATGGTGGAAAAACAGCTTCTGATCTCCCTATTACGCTTACTCATTACCCGAGCTATGGCCTCGGTAAACCAGGACCGGGTGTTGTTTTGGCTAGTTATACATGGGAGGATGATGCTGTACCTTGGGACAGTTTGTCCGATGAAGATCGCTTCGAATATGCATTAAAAAACTTGGCTACCATCCATGGTAAACAGGTGTATCGTGAGTTTGAAACAGGAGCGTCCCACAGTTGGATTCGAGATCCATATTCTGGTGGAGCTTTTACGATGTTTAAACCATATCAGGCAATGGAACTATCTCCTTATATTTCCACTCCCGAAGGAAGAGTTCATTTTGCAGGCGAACATGCCTCATCTACCCACGCTTGGATCCAAGGTGCAATCGAATCCGGAATACATGTTGCACATGAAGTCAATAACTTACCAAGAACTTTCTTCAGTCCTAGTCACTTATAA
- a CDS encoding transposase codes for MGKVVSKSFNDDFKRTVVELYHSGTFVKNLSSEYDVSEVSIYKWIKRFSPMNLEDESTVTPDDYAKLQKQLRRLQEENFDTCLAPFKKYISDQYYFFVPGSGSNSLKHFLMNVII; via the coding sequence ATGGGGAAAGTAGTGTCAAAATCATTTAATGACGATTTCAAGAGAACAGTTGTTGAACTTTATCACTCAGGTACTTTTGTTAAAAACTTAAGTAGCGAATATGACGTTTCTGAAGTAAGCATTTATAAATGGATTAAGAGATTTTCCCCTATGAACTTGGAAGATGAATCAACTGTCACACCAGATGATTATGCCAAGTTACAAAAACAACTACGTCGCTTACAAGAGGAGAATTTCGACACGTGCCTGGCACCCTTTAAAAAATATATTAGCGATCAGTATTATTTTTTTGTACCGGGCAGTGGTTCTAATTCCTTAAAGCATTTTTTAATGAATGTCATTATCTAA
- a CDS encoding IucA/IucC family siderophore biosynthesis protein, whose translation MNIPFITNHLTIQNLINCYVKETGKGEWKLPNEVPILIEEKEIEHVLVIPFHHLSVTLYIPVRYKSVTERHLFSPFMYYQMKNDHVKQLDFITLITFMQKEFSLTSNKPIQTEELMIRTILSYQNMKRIISERFDSLEECYQTEKTFLQSEQSLLIGHQLHPTPKSRQGIDEDEEHIFAPERKGAFQLHYFRAANDIVEEDSILSQKASILIKEELMNDPFVAQSFKERYCQDDGFSLIPVHPLQARKLLGREDVCHQIQKGKLAYLGPQGRKFYPTSSVRTVYHPEARFMYKFSIPVKITNSLRVNKRKELDRGVEVSRLLQNELREQLAAHHPAFHIIQDPAFINLKLETEETGFEVVIRENPFQKGKDTRTTLLAALCQDHITGGASHLANIISEIASREDISTSKASEQWFTRYLQVSLRPLYWLYAVYGIALEAHQQNSVIKLDEQGYPSTFYYRDNQGYYFMESKAQKLKQLVPSLNEKSDTICADSIAEERFRYYVFFNHLFGLINAFGVNQLINEKRLLLLLKEELKDLKKNLGDHTNLLDSLLNEKKLPCKANLLTRLHDMDELVGPLETQSVYVNVNNPLALTVGELYEV comes from the coding sequence ATGAATATTCCGTTTATTACTAATCATCTTACCATACAAAATTTGATTAATTGTTATGTGAAAGAAACAGGAAAAGGGGAGTGGAAGCTTCCAAATGAGGTTCCTATTCTAATAGAAGAAAAAGAGATTGAGCATGTATTAGTCATTCCGTTTCATCATCTGTCTGTTACATTATACATTCCCGTTCGATATAAATCTGTAACAGAACGTCATCTGTTTTCACCTTTTATGTATTATCAAATGAAGAATGATCATGTGAAACAACTTGATTTCATTACATTAATTACTTTCATGCAAAAAGAATTCTCTCTCACATCCAATAAGCCCATTCAAACGGAGGAGCTTATGATTCGGACAATTTTAAGCTATCAAAATATGAAAAGAATTATATCAGAGCGATTCGATAGCTTAGAAGAATGCTATCAGACGGAAAAAACGTTTCTTCAATCAGAACAATCCTTGTTAATCGGACATCAACTGCATCCGACGCCAAAAAGCCGTCAAGGAATTGATGAAGATGAAGAACATATTTTTGCGCCAGAGAGGAAAGGGGCTTTTCAGCTTCATTATTTCCGTGCAGCAAACGATATTGTAGAGGAAGACTCTATTTTGTCCCAAAAGGCTTCGATACTTATAAAAGAAGAGTTAATGAATGACCCTTTCGTTGCTCAATCATTTAAAGAAAGATATTGCCAGGACGATGGTTTTTCATTGATCCCTGTTCATCCGCTGCAAGCGAGAAAGCTGTTGGGACGAGAAGATGTGTGCCATCAAATTCAAAAAGGAAAGCTTGCCTATTTAGGACCGCAAGGCCGAAAATTTTATCCGACATCTTCCGTTCGGACGGTGTATCATCCGGAAGCACGATTTATGTACAAATTTTCGATTCCGGTGAAAATCACCAATTCGTTGCGCGTAAATAAGCGGAAAGAGCTGGATCGCGGTGTTGAAGTGAGCCGTCTACTGCAAAATGAGCTTCGTGAACAACTGGCAGCGCACCATCCGGCATTTCATATCATTCAAGACCCTGCTTTCATAAACTTAAAGCTTGAAACAGAAGAAACAGGGTTTGAAGTGGTGATCCGTGAAAATCCGTTTCAAAAGGGCAAGGATACACGCACGACGTTGCTTGCCGCACTTTGTCAAGATCATATAACGGGGGGCGCTTCCCATTTAGCAAATATCATTTCTGAAATAGCGAGCAGGGAGGACATTTCAACCAGCAAGGCAAGTGAACAGTGGTTTACTCGCTATTTGCAAGTGAGTTTAAGGCCGCTTTACTGGTTATACGCAGTTTATGGGATCGCTCTGGAAGCACACCAGCAAAATTCTGTGATAAAACTCGATGAACAAGGCTATCCATCAACCTTTTATTATCGTGATAACCAAGGCTATTATTTTATGGAATCAAAGGCTCAAAAATTAAAACAGCTCGTTCCATCATTAAATGAAAAAAGCGATACGATATGTGCTGACTCTATCGCAGAGGAACGATTCCGTTATTATGTCTTTTTCAACCACTTGTTCGGTTTGATTAATGCATTCGGAGTCAATCAATTGATCAATGAAAAGCGATTATTATTATTGCTGAAAGAAGAACTGAAAGACCTCAAAAAGAATTTAGGTGATCATACGAACTTATTGGATTCTTTATTAAATGAAAAAAAGTTGCCATGCAAGGCCAACTTACTGACAAGATTGCACGATATGGATGAGCTTGTCGGACCGCTTGAGACTCAATCTGTTTACGTAAATGTAAACAATCCATTGGCTTTGACTGTAGGTGAGTTGTATGAAGTCTAA
- a CDS encoding acyl-CoA desaturase: MKEFYTFGWYASKISPHLPKEVFQPVPSRLFGGLVYLIIAISGLFVISLMNLHPLWNFLISLVLGFCFASLGFLGHEILHGTVVRRPWLRDFFGAIAFWPLCTGPKLWRKWHNVNHHVYTQHEELDPDAWPSLEKLAKSRLLHWVYRIPLVIRAFFAFSALTITFTLHSIRMLFYFFKDFEPKNRQVVFWQFLLPWATWISLLFVIGFGKWFFAFFLPLLIGNFIVMSYISTNHRLNPLVPVNDPLANSLSVTVPKWVDVLHFNFSYHTEHHIFPTMSSKYYPLVKEHLKKMWPDRYHEMPMRKALIALWKTPRVYYQQHELIEPRQGHAYGTLGNGLNPTFIKYRKVDDVPDTARSLSKD, from the coding sequence ATGAAAGAATTTTATACGTTCGGTTGGTATGCGTCGAAAATTTCGCCGCACTTGCCGAAGGAAGTGTTTCAGCCCGTTCCTTCTCGTTTGTTTGGTGGTCTTGTCTACCTCATCATTGCGATCAGTGGACTCTTTGTCATTTCCTTGATGAATCTTCATCCATTGTGGAATTTCCTCATTTCTCTCGTACTTGGTTTTTGTTTTGCGTCACTAGGGTTTTTAGGTCACGAAATTTTACACGGTACGGTCGTTCGTCGTCCGTGGTTGCGCGATTTCTTTGGAGCCATTGCATTTTGGCCATTATGCACAGGTCCGAAGTTGTGGCGAAAGTGGCACAACGTCAATCATCATGTGTATACCCAACATGAGGAATTGGACCCTGATGCATGGCCGAGTTTAGAAAAGTTAGCGAAAAGTCGTTTATTGCACTGGGTATATCGAATTCCGCTTGTGATTCGCGCGTTCTTTGCCTTTAGTGCATTGACGATCACATTTACGCTTCATTCCATTCGGATGCTGTTTTATTTTTTCAAAGATTTTGAGCCGAAAAATCGTCAAGTCGTGTTTTGGCAGTTTCTATTGCCTTGGGCGACGTGGATTAGCTTGTTGTTTGTCATCGGATTTGGAAAGTGGTTCTTTGCCTTTTTCTTGCCGCTCTTGATTGGAAACTTCATCGTCATGAGTTACATTTCGACCAATCATCGTTTAAATCCATTAGTACCGGTCAACGATCCGCTTGCAAACAGCCTTTCGGTTACCGTTCCGAAATGGGTCGATGTCTTGCATTTTAACTTTTCGTATCACACCGAGCATCATATATTTCCAACGATGAGTTCAAAATATTATCCGCTCGTGAAAGAACATCTCAAAAAAATGTGGCCGGATCGCTATCATGAAATGCCGATGAGAAAAGCGCTCATTGCACTTTGGAAGACGCCGCGTGTGTATTATCAGCAGCACGAACTCATCGAACCGCGCCAAGGGCACGCATACGGCACACTCGGAAACGGACTAAATCCAACCTTCATTAAATATCGGAAGGTGGATGACGTGCCAGACACCGCCCGAAGTTTGTCAAAAGATTGA
- a CDS encoding IucA/IucC family siderophore biosynthesis protein produces MGICETPLHMLTEKAWNDADQKLLAKMLQEFMYEEIITPNLLSESGDVQTYEWIDKKKTVYRFQAKPRLFDSFYVIPESIEIITTEAKYIPLSLSLLLSIQEEGNMSSSTAGHLIKEYLHTLVADTHLIEKSKTTNELIELDYAELEGEMTGHPWITYNKGRIGFDYDDYVMYAPEQKRKVQLSWIAVHKNIATFHSVEGLSYNHVMEQELDEKIRQRFVKKLEARGIQEKDYYFMPIHAWQWNNIIVSMFAAEIARNEIIPLGEGEDEYLPQQSIRTFVNVTNKKKYHVKLPMSILNTLVYRGLPSERTVIAPKVTTFIKNILENDSFLREECRLGLLGEVATINVNHRTFEKLQGAPYQYLEMLGVVWRESVYNKLKENEHAITHAALLHVDHEGTPFVSKLIHKSGLTVEQWVQKLAKAILPPLLHYLYQYGTVFSPHGQNTVLVLRDYKPERIIMKDFVDDVNISDQPLPELKILTPELKKVLRSEPPEGLTQFILTGLFICHFRYLSNILQENEHFSEYRFWSIIREEILSYQRRFSHLQERFKLFDLLRPTFTKLTLNRNRMFDYGYEDGDDRPHASEYGTVTNALNQVAVQEINSVER; encoded by the coding sequence ATGGGAATTTGTGAAACACCTCTACACATGTTAACAGAGAAAGCTTGGAACGACGCCGATCAAAAGCTGTTAGCGAAAATGCTTCAAGAGTTCATGTATGAAGAAATTATCACTCCAAACCTTCTTAGTGAATCAGGAGACGTTCAAACTTACGAATGGATAGATAAAAAGAAAACAGTATATCGTTTTCAAGCAAAGCCCCGATTGTTTGATAGTTTCTACGTAATACCAGAGAGCATTGAAATAATAACAACTGAAGCAAAATATATACCGTTGTCTCTTTCTCTTTTACTTAGCATCCAGGAAGAAGGAAACATGTCAAGCTCAACTGCAGGACATTTAATAAAAGAATATTTACATACCCTAGTAGCGGACACTCACTTAATAGAAAAATCAAAAACGACAAATGAGCTGATTGAATTAGATTATGCTGAACTGGAAGGGGAAATGACTGGACATCCGTGGATTACATATAATAAAGGCCGCATCGGTTTTGATTATGATGATTATGTAATGTATGCGCCTGAACAAAAGAGAAAGGTGCAGCTTTCTTGGATTGCCGTTCATAAAAACATCGCCACGTTCCATTCAGTTGAAGGATTGTCATATAACCATGTCATGGAACAAGAGCTTGATGAAAAAATACGTCAACGCTTTGTAAAAAAATTAGAGGCAAGGGGAATACAAGAAAAGGATTATTATTTTATGCCGATTCATGCTTGGCAATGGAACAATATCATTGTTTCCATGTTTGCAGCAGAAATTGCAAGAAATGAGATCATTCCTCTAGGTGAAGGGGAAGATGAGTATCTTCCTCAACAGTCGATTCGCACATTCGTGAATGTAACAAATAAGAAGAAATACCATGTTAAGCTCCCGATGAGCATATTAAATACGCTCGTATACCGTGGATTACCAAGCGAGCGAACGGTCATTGCACCTAAAGTAACAACCTTTATAAAAAACATACTGGAAAACGATTCGTTTTTAAGGGAAGAATGCCGTCTTGGTTTATTAGGTGAAGTAGCGACGATCAATGTCAACCATCGGACTTTCGAGAAGCTACAGGGAGCTCCATACCAATATCTTGAAATGCTAGGTGTTGTTTGGAGGGAGAGCGTTTATAATAAATTAAAAGAAAATGAACATGCTATAACACATGCGGCATTGTTACATGTCGATCATGAAGGAACGCCGTTTGTGTCAAAATTAATTCACAAATCAGGTCTCACTGTCGAACAGTGGGTTCAAAAACTCGCAAAAGCGATTTTGCCACCGCTTCTTCATTACTTATATCAGTACGGTACTGTATTTTCACCGCATGGCCAAAATACAGTGCTTGTGCTAAGAGACTACAAGCCAGAACGCATCATTATGAAAGATTTTGTAGATGATGTAAATATTAGTGACCAGCCACTTCCAGAACTAAAAATTTTAACGCCTGAGTTGAAAAAAGTTTTACGCAGTGAGCCTCCTGAAGGGTTAACTCAATTCATTTTAACCGGATTATTCATTTGCCACTTCCGTTATTTAAGCAATATTCTTCAGGAAAACGAACATTTCTCTGAATATCGTTTCTGGAGTATTATTCGAGAGGAAATTCTTTCTTACCAACGAAGATTTTCTCATTTACAAGAGCGGTTCAAGCTATTTGATTTATTGCGTCCGACCTTCACGAAGCTTACGCTCAATCGAAATCGTATGTTTGATTACGGTTATGAAGACGGAGATGACCGTCCACATGCGAGCGAATATGGAACCGTCACTAATGCCCTTAATCAAGTAGCCGTTCAAGAAATAAACTCAGTTGAGCGATAA